The genomic stretch GCCAATCGCGGTTTCCTCTATGTGGACGAGGTCAACCTCCTCGACGACCACCTCGTCGACGTCCTCCTCGACAGCGCCGCCTCCGGCGTCAACGTGGTCGAACGGGAAGGGATCAGCATCCGCCACCCGGCCCGCTTCGTCCTCGTCGGTTCGGGCAACCCGGAAGAAGGGGAACTGCGTCCCCAGCTGCTCGACCGTTTCGGCCTCCATGCCCAGATCCGCACCTTGCGCGACGCCCAGAAGCGCGTCGCCATCATTCGCAGCCGCAGCGATTTCGATAACGACCCGGAGAGCTTCATCGAAAAATTCCATGCGCCCCAGGCGGAACTGCAGGCCAAGATCAGCCGGGCCAAAGAGATCCTGGGCGATGTGACCATCGGCGATGAGGTGCTCTTGAAGATCGCCCAGCTCTGCATCGACCTGGAGATCGACGGCCACCGGGGCGAGCTGGTCTTGGCCCGGACAGCCAAAGCCCTCGCTGCCTTTGAAGGCCGGACGGAGGTCTGTGACGACGATGTAGCCCGCATTGCCGTCCTCGGACTGCGCCACCGCTTGCGCAAGGATCCGCTGGCGACAATGGACAACGGCCGCCGCGTTCAAGAAAAAGTGGCCCAGATTTTCGGAGTTGAGAAGGCGGGAGCATGAAGACAAACAGCCTGCCCTTGGCGGCCATCACCGGACAGGAAGGCATCAAACGAGCGCTGCTCCTCGTTGCCGTCGATCCAGGCTTAAAAGGGGTGGCCATCGCCGGGCCGCGCGGAACAGGCAAGACCATCCTGGCCCGCGGGCTCCGGCAGCTGCTGCCGAAGATCGAACAGATCCGGGGCTGTCCCTGCCACTGTCGCCCGGACAAACCGGCCAGCTGGTGCAGCCGCTGCCGCGAACAGTACGGCGGTAGTGAATTCAGCGATGGCGGCAGCCTACCTGTTGTTTGCCGGGAAGCCCCCTTCATAGAGGTCCCTCTCGGCGCCACGGAAGACCGTCTGCTCGGCGCCATCGATGTGGAGCAGTCCCTGGCCGGCGGCGCCCGGGCCTGGCAGCCGGGTCTCATCGGCGAGGCCAACGGCGGCGTCCTCTACGTGGACCAGTTGAACCTGCTGGACGACGGGCTCGTCAACTCCCTTTTCGACGCCATGTCGGGGATCTGCCGCCTCGAACGGGAGGGCATCTCCGTTCAATATCCTTCCGACTTTGTCCTCGTTGGGACCTACGACCCGGACGAGGGCGCCCTGCGGGGCCATCTGGCTGACCGTATCGCGATTCATGTGACAAGCGGCGTCATCGACGACCTGGAACAGCGCATCGAGATCATGCGCCGCCAGGAACTGTTCGTCGATGAGCCGGAGGCTTTTGAAAAATTGTACGCCGACGAGCAGAGCGATCTGCTGCGCAAGATCGACGGGGCGCGCGAACGCCTGCCTGCCGTCACCATAACGGAGAGCCAGGTCCTCTACCTGATCGGTCAGTCACTGAAACGGGGCGTTCCCGGTCATCGGGGCGATCTCTTCGCCGTCCGTCTCGCCAAAGCCCACGCGGCCCTGGAGGGCCGGATGGCTGTCGAGCCGATCGACCTCGCCCTGGCTGTCGAACTCGTGATCAAGCCGCGGCAGACTGTCGACCTTCCCGAAGAAGAAGCGCAACAACCGCCGCCGCCCCCTCCACCGCCTCCGCCACCGCCCGAGCCGGACAGAGACAACAAGGAAGACCCGCCGCCGGAAGCGCCGAAAGACGAGCAGACGATGACCCTGCCCGAGGAGTTCTTCTTCGACGCTGAGGACGTCCCCGTTGAAGACGAACTGCTCTCCTTGCAGAATAAGGCCCAGCGGCAGGCCCGCGGCGGCGCTCACGGCAAGCAGAAGAGCATGGAGCGGGGACGCTACGCCCGCGCACTGTTGCCGCCTCCGGGCAAGCCCTCGCGGATCGCCGTCGACGCCACACTGCGGGCGGCTGCGCCCTACCAGCAGGAGCGGCGACGGTCCGGCAAGTTCGGCAACCGCGAGGTCATCGTCACCGATTCGGACCTGCGGGCGAAACAATTCGTCCGCAAGTCAGGCGCATTGATCATCTTCGTTGTGGACGCCAGCGGAAGCATGGCCTTCAACCGGATGAGCAGCGCCAAGGGCGCCGTCTCGGTGCTGTTGAATGAAGCCTACGTCAATCGTGACAAAGTCGCCATGATCATCTTCCGCGGTCAGAAGGCGGAGGTTATCGTGCCGCCTACCCGCAGCGTCGAACTGGCGAAGAAGCGCTTCGACCAGGTGCCTGTCGGCGGCGGTTCGCCTCTCGCCGACGCTATCGCGCAAGCCCTTGAACTGGGCGTCAAGAGTGTCGGCAGCGATGTGGGACAGGTGATCATCACCTTGATCACCGACGGCCGCGGCAACATCCCCCTCCACCCCGAGGAGGGTCCCAAAAACCGGGAGCAACTGAACGAAGAGATCTTAGCGCTCAGCCGCAAGATCCCGGAGCAGGGTTTTTCCATGCTCGTCATCGATACGGCCAACAAGTTCACCTCCACCGGATTTGCCGAAAAGATCGCCGAAGCGGCTTTCGGCCAGTACTACTACCTGCCCAAGATGTCGGCGACGACGCTTGCCGAGACGGTCAAAAGCGGCGTGCACGCGCTGCGGAAATAAAGGGGGATAGCCAATGTCGAAAAAGGTCATGCGGTTTGTCCATGTCTATCTGGAGCGGCAGATTTGCAGCGCCTTCAGCCGGGCCATCGAGATGAGCAATCGCACCCAACCCATCGAGATCAGCGTCACCTCCTTTTGCGTGCACGAGTTGAAAGAGAAGGTCAAGATCGAAGAGTTTCGCCGGGCCGTGCTGAACGCCGACCTGCTCTTCGTCGGCCACGTCTTTGTCGACGACATCGCCCGCACCATCGCTGACGTGATCCGCAAGGAAGGTCAACAGGTGCCGACGGTCGTGTGCGTCAACGCCATGCCGGAGCTGATGAAGCTGACCCGCATGGGCGGGTTCAAGATGGGCAGCGAACAGTCCAACGAATACATGAACATCATCAAGCGCTTCAAGAAGACCATCGACACGGAAGAGGCGCAATCGAAAAAATCCGGTCCGCCCATCAACACCGACGTGATGATGACCCTCGTCCGCACCGTGCCTAAGCTGTTGAAATACATACCCGGCAAGATGCAGGACCTGCGCTCCTACATGCTCTGCTACCTCTACTGGCTCAACGGATCGCCCAAAAACCTGGGCAACATGTTGCTCATGCTGGCCAAGCAGTACTTTGCGCCCGAAGCGGACATCTCTTTTGACGCGCCTGTTGAGTATGCCGAAGAGGGGATCTACCACCCCGATTCGGATCGTTGGTTCACCAGCCGCGCCGAGTATGAGGAGTGGTATCGCCGTCACGCGCCCTCCGAGTTGCGCGTTGGCCTGATCGTCCTGCGCACGAGCCTGCTGGCAGACAACCATGATCACTATGACGCTGTCATCCGCGCCCTTGAAGCAAAAGGCCTTGGCGTCGTCCCCGGCATCGCCAAAGGTCTCGACTACCGCCATGTGGTGGAGCATATGTTCATGGGCAAAGGGGATGTGCGCAAGGTCGACGGCGTGATCTCCCTCACCTCCTTCAGCCTCGTCGGCGGTCCTGCTTCCAACGACGCCGAAAGCGCCGTCAAGGTCCTCTCGGCCCTTGGTGTGCCCTACCTGTCGGCGATCCCCCTTGAGTTCCAGACCATCGACGAGTGGAAGTCCGACCTGTCTGGCCTGAACCCGGTCCAGGTCGCCTTGAACGTCGCCATCCCCGAGCTGGACGGTCTCGTCGGCCCCACCGTCTACAGCGGCTACGCCGTCCACGGCGCCTCCAAGGCCATCCCTATTCCGGAGCGGATCGAACTGCTCACGGAGCGGATGCGGCGCATGATCCGGCTCCGCACCACGGCGAAGGCCGACAAAAAGCTGGCCATCGTCATCTTCAGCTTTCCGCCAGACAAGGGGAACGTGGGGACGGCGGCTTATCTCGATGTTTTCAAATCCCTCTACAACCTGCTTCGCCGCCTTGACGAAGAGGGGTATTCGGTCGAGCTTCCCGAGAGCCCGGAAGGGCTGATCAAGATGATCGTCGACGACGAAACGTCCATGCTGCCCTCGGCCAACCTGCATGTGGGCGGTCGCATCACCGTCGAAGAGTACGAGAAGATCAACCCTTACTGGAAAGAGATCGCCGAGACCTGGGGACCGGCGCCGGGCGAACTGAACACGGACGGTCAGGACCTGCTCGTCTTTGGCCGCCGCCTCGGCAACGTTTTTATCGGTGTGCAGCCTTCCTTCGGCTATGAGAGCGACCCCATCAAACTGCTCTTCACCCGCAACGCCTGTCCCCACCACGGCTTCGCCGCCTTCTACCGCTGGCTCGACAAGGTCTATCAGGCCGATGCACTGCTCCACTTCGGCACCCACGGTGCCTTGGAGTTCATGCCTGGTCACCAGGTGGGCATGACCGAGTCCTGCTGGCCCGACCGCCTGTTGGGGCCGGTGCCCAACTTCTACCTCTATAGTGTCAACAACCCCTCTGAGGCGACCATCGCGAAGCGGCGGAGCGCCGCCACCCTCGTCTCCTACCTGACGCCGCCGGCTGAGAATGCCGGCCTCTACAAGGACCTGAGGGACTTAAAAGACCTGATCAACATGTGGGGAGAGAATCGCCATAACGCCCGCGGCGAGTCCATCTTGGAGACGATCATCGAAAAAGTCCTGGCCCTGCACCTCGACAAAGACGTGCCGCTGACGAAAGAACCGGGCCAGGAGTTCATTGGCAAGCTCTATGTCTACCTGACCGACCTGGAAAACCGCCTCATCCCGACGGGCTTACATATCCTCGGCGAGGCGCCCCACGCCCAGACGCTCGGCGACTACCTCTCGGCCATCAGCTACTTCGACCGCCCCGAAAAAGGCATCCGCTCCCTGGCCGGGTTAGCCTCTGAGGCCATGGGCATCCCCTTCAGCGAACTGGAACGGCGCGCCGAACTGGGCGAGCAGGCGGCGATTGAAAAGCTGGAGGTGGTGCGCCAGGCGGTGCAGCACGGCGTTCAAAGGATGATCGCCGAGTTCCTCCAAAAAGACGAGCGGGGCCGCTTCAGCTTCCTGCGCGGCAAGGCAGAGACGCTCGCCGCTAAGGCCATGCAGGAATTCCTCCTTGACCGCGTGCAGACCGGCTTGGAGGTCGACATCGCCACGGCTGCCCGCACCTTCGTCTACCTGCAAGATGTCCTCAAGGACATCGTCCTGGCCGAAGAGGTCGACGGCCTGATCAAGGCCCTCGACGGCGAGTACATCAAGCCGGGACCGGGCGGCGACCCTGTGCGCAACCCGAAGACGCTGCCGACCGGTCACAACATCCATGCCCTAGATCCCCAGGCGATCCCCACCTCCGTCGCTGTCCGCGCCGGCCAGCGGGTCGCCGAGATGATGCTGCAAAAACTCTATGACGCCAATGGTGTCTATCCCGAGTCGATTGCCGTCGTCCTCTGGGGCACCGACAACATCAAGACCTACGGCGAAGGCATCGCTCAGGCGATGGCCCTGATGGGCGTCAAACCGGTGCCGGACGATCTGGGCCGCATGACCCGCCTGCGTCTCATCCCCCTTGAGGAACTGGGTCGGCCCCGTATCGACGTGGTCGTCACCGTCTCAGGCATCTTCCGCGACCTCTTCCAGAATCAGATGGAACTCCTCGACGAGGCCGTCAAGATGGCCGCCACCGCTGACGAGCCCCTTGAGCTGAACTATATCCGCAAGCACGCCATCGCCCAAGCTGAGGAGATGAACATCTCCATCGAACAGGCCGCCACGCGCGTTTTTTCTAATGCGCCGGGCAGCTACGGCGGCAACGTGAACCAGATGGTCGAAAACAGCGCCTGGGAAGAAGCCGGCGAACTGGCCGACACCTTCATCAAACGCAAGGGTTTTGCCTACGGCAAACAGGTGCGCGGCGAGGTGGCCGACGAGATTTACCGCTCCGCCCTCTCCAATGTGGATACGAGCTTCCAAAACGTAGACTCCTCTGAGGTGGGCATCGTCGACATCGACCACTACTACGAGTACCTGGGCGGCGTTTCGGCGGCTGTGAAGAGCATTCGCGGCGAAAAGCCCAATGTGCTCGTCGCCGATACGACGACACCGAAGGTGCAGATCCGCTACTTGGAAGAGATGGTCCGCTTCGAGACGCGGACGAAGACCCTCAACCCCAAGTGGTATGAAGGCATGCTCAAGCACGGCTACGAAGGCGTCCGGGAGATCCAGTCTCGCGTCGACAATACCTTCGGTTGGAGTGCCACCACGGACGCCGTTGACAACTGGGTCTATGACGAGATCACCGACGTCTACATCACCGATGAGACGATGCGCAACCGCCTGAAGGAACTGAACGCGCACGCCTTGCGCGGGATCGTCCGCCGACTTTTGGAGGCCAACCGCCGCGGCTTCTGGGAAGCCGACGAAGAGAAGCTCGATAAATTGATGGAGATCTACCAGGACATCGAGGATGAGATCGAAGGGGTCAGTGTTCCGGCTTGATCGAAGACCGAGCTCCTTCGAAATCAAGACAAAAATAACCTTCGCACAGGATAGGGGAGAATTTGGCGTGAAACAAACGACAAGGAACCACGGTAAAGTCGTCGTGGTCGGCTCCGGCGCCGGCGGCCTGAGCGCCGCCGTCCGTCTGGCCGCTCAGGGCTGGGATGTGACGGTGCTGGAAAAAGAAGCGACGATCGGCGGACGGCTGAGCGCCGTTGAGGCGGACGGGTACACCATCGACATCGGGCCGACCATCCTGATGATGAACGATGTCTTTGAACAGTTCTTTCAGGATCACGGACGGGATATCCGTGACTACCTGGAACTCGTCCGCGTCGACCCCTGCTACCACCTGCATTTTACCGATGGGACCCGCCTGACCCCTTCCATCGATATGAAAAAGCTCCTCGACGAGATCCGTTCGCTGAACCCGGACGATGTCGACGGCTACCTGCGCTATCTTGCGCAGATCCACCGGCGCTACATGTACGCGCGCCATCACTTCATTGAGAAAGCCTTCGTGAAGCCTTCCGACTTCTTCAACCCCGAAACCCTGTCGGCCATGCTGCAGTTGAAGACCCTTAACAGCATGTATGACGACATCGCCCGCTTCATCAAGGACGAGCGCCTGCGCATCGCCCTGACCTTCCAGGCGATTTACCTGGGCATATCGCCCTTCGACGCCCCCTCGATCTACACGCTCATCGCCTATGTGGAGCACGGTTTGAGCGGCGTCTGGTACCCGAAGGGCGGCATGAACGCCATCGCCAAGGCGATGGCGCGACTGCTCGGTGAGTTCGGCGGCGTCATCCGCTGCAACGCCGAGGTGGCCCAGATCCGTATCGAGAACGGCCGAGCCCGCGGCGTCCGCCTCGTCAACGGCGAAGAGATCGTTGCCGACGTAGTCATCTCCAATGCCGATTTCCCCTACACGATGGAAAAGCTCGTCGAGCCTGCCTACCGGGGCAAGTACAGGCCGGAGAAGCTGGCGCGCATGGAAAACACGGTCGGGACCTTCATGCTCTATCTGGGTGTCAACAAGCGCTACAAAGACCTGCACATCCACAACATCTATTTTACGCCCGACTATAAAAAGAGCATGGACGAGTTGTTCTCCGCCCGTATTCTGCCGGAAGACCCGGCCATGTACGTCTATTCGCCGACAAAGTACGACGCCACGGTAGCGCCGCCGGGTAAAGAGGTGATCTATGTCCTCGTCCCGGTGCCTAACCTGGACAGCGGCATCGATTGGAAAAAAGAGACGAGCCGCTACCGCGAACTGGTTCTCAAGAAGCTGGAACGGTGGGGGCTTACTCGCCTGCGCCAACACATCGACTTTGAACGGATCTACACACCGGAGACCTTTCAGAAGCGCTTCAACGTCTACCATGGCGCTTCTTTCGGCTTGGCGCCGACCCTATTTCAGTCTGGTTACTTCCGACCGAGCATCAAGTCAGAGAAGGTGAGCAACCTCTATTTCACCGGCGCCAGCGTCCACCCTGGCGGCGGCGTCCCCGTCGTCCTCGTCTGCGGCAAGCTGGTCTCCGATCAGGTGATGAAGGACAACGGACTGGCCATGAAAATCAGCCCTAATGCGGCCAAGGGCGTAGCGGCGACCTTTTGAAACGCCTCATCAGTCGAGGAGCCAACGCACAGATAAATCATAAAACGATGAAAGGCTGCGAATGTCGTCGCGGCCTTTTTCCACATACGGAAAAGGCCGCGAAGGCGGCTGTGGCAAAAGACCCCTGCCATTTCTGTATAATGAACACGAAAATTTTGCGCCGCAACCTTGTCTGCCCCGACAATTTTCGCTTGCGTCGATAGGTATAATGGAAAAAGATA from Heliomicrobium modesticaldum Ice1 encodes the following:
- the bchH gene encoding magnesium chelatase subunit H gives rise to the protein MSKKVMRFVHVYLERQICSAFSRAIEMSNRTQPIEISVTSFCVHELKEKVKIEEFRRAVLNADLLFVGHVFVDDIARTIADVIRKEGQQVPTVVCVNAMPELMKLTRMGGFKMGSEQSNEYMNIIKRFKKTIDTEEAQSKKSGPPINTDVMMTLVRTVPKLLKYIPGKMQDLRSYMLCYLYWLNGSPKNLGNMLLMLAKQYFAPEADISFDAPVEYAEEGIYHPDSDRWFTSRAEYEEWYRRHAPSELRVGLIVLRTSLLADNHDHYDAVIRALEAKGLGVVPGIAKGLDYRHVVEHMFMGKGDVRKVDGVISLTSFSLVGGPASNDAESAVKVLSALGVPYLSAIPLEFQTIDEWKSDLSGLNPVQVALNVAIPELDGLVGPTVYSGYAVHGASKAIPIPERIELLTERMRRMIRLRTTAKADKKLAIVIFSFPPDKGNVGTAAYLDVFKSLYNLLRRLDEEGYSVELPESPEGLIKMIVDDETSMLPSANLHVGGRITVEEYEKINPYWKEIAETWGPAPGELNTDGQDLLVFGRRLGNVFIGVQPSFGYESDPIKLLFTRNACPHHGFAAFYRWLDKVYQADALLHFGTHGALEFMPGHQVGMTESCWPDRLLGPVPNFYLYSVNNPSEATIAKRRSAATLVSYLTPPAENAGLYKDLRDLKDLINMWGENRHNARGESILETIIEKVLALHLDKDVPLTKEPGQEFIGKLYVYLTDLENRLIPTGLHILGEAPHAQTLGDYLSAISYFDRPEKGIRSLAGLASEAMGIPFSELERRAELGEQAAIEKLEVVRQAVQHGVQRMIAEFLQKDERGRFSFLRGKAETLAAKAMQEFLLDRVQTGLEVDIATAARTFVYLQDVLKDIVLAEEVDGLIKALDGEYIKPGPGGDPVRNPKTLPTGHNIHALDPQAIPTSVAVRAGQRVAEMMLQKLYDANGVYPESIAVVLWGTDNIKTYGEGIAQAMALMGVKPVPDDLGRMTRLRLIPLEELGRPRIDVVVTVSGIFRDLFQNQMELLDEAVKMAATADEPLELNYIRKHAIAQAEEMNISIEQAATRVFSNAPGSYGGNVNQMVENSAWEEAGELADTFIKRKGFAYGKQVRGEVADEIYRSALSNVDTSFQNVDSSEVGIVDIDHYYEYLGGVSAAVKSIRGEKPNVLVADTTTPKVQIRYLEEMVRFETRTKTLNPKWYEGMLKHGYEGVREIQSRVDNTFGWSATTDAVDNWVYDEITDVYITDETMRNRLKELNAHALRGIVRRLLEANRRGFWEADEEKLDKLMEIYQDIEDEIEGVSVPA
- the bchI gene encoding magnesium chelatase ATPase subunit I codes for the protein MTQAQPSNHSDRRQPAQIKVPTYPFTAIIGQEEMKLALILNVIDPRIGGVMIMGDRGTGKSTTVRALAELLPEVPSVADCPFGCHPEKTSEMCPSCRERMAEGEALPITYRKTRVVDLPLGATEDRVCGTIDIQKALAEGVKAFEPGLLAQANRGFLYVDEVNLLDDHLVDVLLDSAASGVNVVEREGISIRHPARFVLVGSGNPEEGELRPQLLDRFGLHAQIRTLRDAQKRVAIIRSRSDFDNDPESFIEKFHAPQAELQAKISRAKEILGDVTIGDEVLLKIAQLCIDLEIDGHRGELVLARTAKALAAFEGRTEVCDDDVARIAVLGLRHRLRKDPLATMDNGRRVQEKVAQIFGVEKAGA
- a CDS encoding phytoene desaturase family protein, whose protein sequence is MKQTTRNHGKVVVVGSGAGGLSAAVRLAAQGWDVTVLEKEATIGGRLSAVEADGYTIDIGPTILMMNDVFEQFFQDHGRDIRDYLELVRVDPCYHLHFTDGTRLTPSIDMKKLLDEIRSLNPDDVDGYLRYLAQIHRRYMYARHHFIEKAFVKPSDFFNPETLSAMLQLKTLNSMYDDIARFIKDERLRIALTFQAIYLGISPFDAPSIYTLIAYVEHGLSGVWYPKGGMNAIAKAMARLLGEFGGVIRCNAEVAQIRIENGRARGVRLVNGEEIVADVVISNADFPYTMEKLVEPAYRGKYRPEKLARMENTVGTFMLYLGVNKRYKDLHIHNIYFTPDYKKSMDELFSARILPEDPAMYVYSPTKYDATVAPPGKEVIYVLVPVPNLDSGIDWKKETSRYRELVLKKLERWGLTRLRQHIDFERIYTPETFQKRFNVYHGASFGLAPTLFQSGYFRPSIKSEKVSNLYFTGASVHPGGGVPVVLVCGKLVSDQVMKDNGLAMKISPNAAKGVAATF
- the bchD gene encoding magnesium chelatase ATPase subunit D — protein: MKTNSLPLAAITGQEGIKRALLLVAVDPGLKGVAIAGPRGTGKTILARGLRQLLPKIEQIRGCPCHCRPDKPASWCSRCREQYGGSEFSDGGSLPVVCREAPFIEVPLGATEDRLLGAIDVEQSLAGGARAWQPGLIGEANGGVLYVDQLNLLDDGLVNSLFDAMSGICRLEREGISVQYPSDFVLVGTYDPDEGALRGHLADRIAIHVTSGVIDDLEQRIEIMRRQELFVDEPEAFEKLYADEQSDLLRKIDGARERLPAVTITESQVLYLIGQSLKRGVPGHRGDLFAVRLAKAHAALEGRMAVEPIDLALAVELVIKPRQTVDLPEEEAQQPPPPPPPPPPPPEPDRDNKEDPPPEAPKDEQTMTLPEEFFFDAEDVPVEDELLSLQNKAQRQARGGAHGKQKSMERGRYARALLPPPGKPSRIAVDATLRAAAPYQQERRRSGKFGNREVIVTDSDLRAKQFVRKSGALIIFVVDASGSMAFNRMSSAKGAVSVLLNEAYVNRDKVAMIIFRGQKAEVIVPPTRSVELAKKRFDQVPVGGGSPLADAIAQALELGVKSVGSDVGQVIITLITDGRGNIPLHPEEGPKNREQLNEEILALSRKIPEQGFSMLVIDTANKFTSTGFAEKIAEAAFGQYYYLPKMSATTLAETVKSGVHALRK